From the genome of bacterium (Candidatus Blackallbacteria) CG13_big_fil_rev_8_21_14_2_50_49_14:
TATGATCTAAATCTTGATGTGTAATTAAAATATGAGATAATTCATTCAATGAGCTGCCGGTCTCCTCAATAGCATCTATAAACAAGTCAGCTTGCCCAGGAAAACCAGTATCAATCAAAACAACGGATTCGCTATCCCATAGCAACACTGGATTGATTACACCATCGCCGCCTATAAAGCTCTTTGGAATATCCAGTATTTTTAATCCTTCAGACATATTCATCATGTATGCAGCCAATAATTGGCATTCTCCTTTATTTATTCAGAGTAAAACTAAACTTTTCAATTGTTTCATCTATCCATTTCAGAATTCCTTCTATTTCAATAAGCACATATCTGAAGGATGACGAAAGATAAATGAAATTTACATTTTTGTTGATGCAGGAATTGGCATGATATTCTTCTTCAAGCGTTTTTAATAAGTGCAGTTTCTGTTGATACTGCACTTTTGAAGTCTCAAGCATGTCGATCATCAGTTCAGGTGTCAAATTGCTGCCAAACGAGAATTTAAGTAAAAGCTCATGACGTGACGGTTGAATCTCGGTTGCTTCAAGCATCCAGTCTTTAAGAACTTCTTTTCCTTGTTCAGTAATTTGATAAATTTTCTTTCTTGAACTATCACCGGTATCCAGTATCCTGATCAGCTCTTCTTTCTCTAATTGAGAAAGGACAGGATAGATATGTCCAAAATTTTCATTCCAAAAATGTGAAATCGTTCTGTCACAGAATTTTTTGATATCGTATCCTGAGCTTGGCTTTATCGCCAAAACGCCTAATAACGCATATCTGGTTTTATTTTTTATAGCCACATTTTTCTTTCCTTATATCAGACTGATATAGTTATCGTATATCAGTCTGATATAGCTGTCAACGTACTGGTTTGTTTTTGTAGGAATGAAAGTAGCAATTCGCTGTGCCTATGGAAGTCACGGTCTGGAACCTTCGGAACAGAGACACCGAACATGAGCATCAGGGTCAGATATCCCTGATGCAAGCGGATTCTATGGGATTGCATGAGGAGTCCCAGAAACTAAAATACTCTAGGGAATAAGCTCATAGGCACCAGCGTCAGGATTGCCGCTATAAGCCCGACCCGTAATGTCCTGCGTGAGTGGGTTTGTTCCTGAGCTATCCAGGTTTAGAGCGGCTGACCCCACTGTCAGGGACAGGCCATCGTCAGCGCTGAAATAGAGATTATCTGCCCCATCGGGATCTGCTATGGCAAGAAAAGCGGGATCCGTTGCCACATTGCCCGTAGAACCCGCTTGCAGAGTATAGCTGCCCAAATCGCGCAAGACGGAATACAGAGAGGTCAATAGATTGGTCTGGAGATTAATGGGGTTGGCTTCATTGTCCCAAACGATGCTATTGCGCAGGTTCAGGTTGCCACTGCCCATATGAATGGCATGGCCAGCGGTGCCTGTGTTTTCAGAGAAACTCACCTGTTGCAGCTGTAGATTTCCAGCATTATTGGCAAGCCCGCCGCCTTCAGCGGCTGAGCTATTATTGGCAAATGCCGAACGGCTGATTACGGGGCTTCCAGAACCCGCCAAATACAACCCACCCCCTGATAGGGTCGCTTGATTTCCCACCACCATCAACTTGTCCAGGGCCATGAACGTTCCTGCTGAAAGGTACATCCCTCCACCGATGTTCTGGCTGATATTATTCAAGATGCGGCTGTCACTCAGGTTCAGTTTTGTTGCGTTGATATATGCGCCCCCTCCAGGAAAGGTCGCCTGATTTTGCTGGTAGAGTGTCCGCAATAGATTGAGTTGGGTACCAGTGAAATACATTCCTCCGCCGTTGCTTTGGGATTTGTTCAGTTCAAAAGTACAATCTGTAATATCTGCTTGCGTGCTTCCTGAGAGATAAAGGCCACCGCCAGGAGAGGTAGCTGTATTGTTCTTTAAGATCGTATTTGCCAGGGTGAATGTATTGACACCCGTGACATAGATCCCACCGCCCACAGAAGTTGATTTGTTATTGTCAAAGCTGGATTGAGAAATATTCAGATTGGAAGAGGAGGCATAAATTCCCCCCCCTGGGGAGGTGGCGGTATTGTCTTTTAAATTCAATTTAACTGCTGTGAGAGTGCCGGATGAGATATTGAACGTACCCAGACTGTGGCTATTATTGCTGGCACTTACATCTGTCAATTGCAAACTGGAATTGTTCGGAGCGTAAATAGCAGACCCCCCAGCCCCGGTTGCTTTGTTATTTGTAAAATTTACACGTGTTAAAGTCAAAGTTCCACCTGTGCTGCGAATGCCAGCCCCCCCGCCGCCATTGGCCTGACAGGCGTTAAAGCTGGAGTCGCTGATGCTCAGGCTGGCCGCAGTGCTGTTGTTATAAATGCCGCCCCCGCCAGCGCCATTGGCTTGGCAGGTATCGAAACTGACGTGTAGCAAATTGAGATTGCCCGCATTATTGTAAATGCCCCCGCCCCCACCGCCTGTTCCTGCGACACGCAAAAAACTGACCAGGCTAAGTTCTTGATTCCCACCTTCTTTGTACCAGGCTCCTCCCCGATCCACTGAGTAATTATTGCGAAAAATCGTATTGCGCAAAGTCAGCGATTGGTTGCCGGTATACAAGCCGGCACCACGTGGAGAAGGCAGATCAGAGGTTGTATTGGCATAGCCGCCTTCGATCACCACACCATCGATTAGGGCTGCATCGCCATGGCGCAGGATATTGATGGAGTTGTCACTGGGATTGCCAAAGGGCAGGGCACCATAAACATCGTCTTTATTGAGATCTCCGCTTAAAATGGATTCGTTGGCGGCGATGTTGCGGCTTGCCAAAACGGTCTCGCTACCAGCAAAACCACCATACAGGCGCACCTGGGCAGGCACCATAAAGTGGGCTGTGCGATCACCTGTATTGGAGGGCCGATAACTGCCTTTGGCCAACCAAACTTCGTCTGTGGGTTTTGCCAGGGCAAGTGCAGACTGCAATTGCGTAAAAGCGTCAGCCCAAGAGGCCCCCGTATTATTGCCGCTGGCCGTATCATGAACAAACCAAACCCGGTTGCTCAGATTGAGTTGGGCTTGCAGGTTGTTTTCTGAACCTTGCAAAACCAATGCTCCAGCCACAGCACCTGCGGGTATTTGGAATTGTATGGATGTCGGGCTTTGCGCCAGTAGCGGTGCGACTACACCATCGACTGTGATTTTTTTAATTGTATCCAAACGCGTACCTGAGACACTTACATTCATGCCAATCTGGTAAGCTGTGCCCGCGACAGCATCCAGACTGGGTGGGGGCAGGGGGGTGGCAGTCGGGGTGGGTGTTGGAAGAGGGGGGCTAAAGGTACTGCCGCCAAGATTTGAAGCTGTTACGGAAAACAAAAGTGATGCACTGGCAGATGTACCCGGAAGGGTCACCTGAATTTCCGAATAGCCAAAATCTACCAGAGCAGTCAATTGCCCCTGAGGGGTTATTTGAAAATCTTGGGGCCGAGAAGAATGGTACTCCAAAGGCAAGTTTGAGATATCGAGTGGCTGTCCGTTGGCATCCAAGGCTGTGATTGTAATTTGTCTGCTATCACCTATTCCGCTTAAAAAACGAGAGGAGACAGAGATTTTTAATGCATTTACAGAGGCAATGAGCTCTGGTGAGGCATGGAATACCTTTGTTTTTGGTTCTGTAGAAGCTGTGC
Proteins encoded in this window:
- a CDS encoding PadR family transcriptional regulator is translated as MAIKNKTRYALLGVLAIKPSSGYDIKKFCDRTISHFWNENFGHIYPVLSQLEKEELIRILDTGDSSRKKIYQITEQGKEVLKDWMLEATEIQPSRHELLLKFSFGSNLTPELMIDMLETSKVQYQQKLHLLKTLEEEYHANSCINKNVNFIYLSSSFRYVLIEIEGILKWIDETIEKFSFTLNK